From Gimesia panareensis, the proteins below share one genomic window:
- the rpsU gene encoding 30S ribosomal protein S21, whose amino-acid sequence MVKLRLRENESIQEAVKRFRKIVEHAGIKKEMRRREYYEKPSDENRRNRRRAERRARLSRLQNNQ is encoded by the coding sequence GTGGTTAAGCTTCGGTTACGAGAAAACGAATCTATTCAGGAGGCAGTCAAACGGTTCCGCAAGATTGTTGAACACGCTGGTATCAAAAAAGAAATGCGTCGCCGCGAATACTACGAAAAGCCCAGCGATGAAAACCGAAGAAACAGACGACGTGCAGAACGGCGTGCCCGTCTCTCCCGTCTGCAGAACAATCAGTAA
- the thyX gene encoding FAD-dependent thymidylate synthase: MTERSELVEQLRWKKIPVLNDGFVCLVDVMGDDSSIVQAARVSYGEGTKRVSDDRTLIRYLMRHRHSTPFEMAELKFLVRVPMDCWRQWIRHRTANVNEYSTRYSVAIDSAQTTLPGEWRTQATSNRQGSDAPLPEDVGTQLTAEETEFQEKARAVYEARLEAGVAREQARKDLPLATYTEAYWKIDLHNLIHFLSLRMDSHAQWEIQEYSRAIGEQIVKPLFPVVWEAFEDYRQGAMFLTRLDKGVIERLMAKAAADSLAPPFSPELFLEVQDETWKALKRSRERDECQSKLERMGILKAE, from the coding sequence ATGACGGAGCGGTCTGAACTCGTTGAACAGCTTCGCTGGAAAAAGATTCCGGTTCTCAATGACGGGTTTGTCTGCCTGGTCGACGTCATGGGCGATGACAGCTCAATTGTTCAGGCAGCCCGCGTCAGCTACGGAGAAGGGACCAAACGCGTCTCCGACGACCGCACGCTGATCCGCTATCTCATGCGTCATCGACACAGCACCCCTTTCGAAATGGCAGAATTGAAGTTCCTCGTCCGTGTCCCCATGGACTGCTGGCGTCAGTGGATTCGGCACCGGACCGCCAACGTCAACGAGTACAGCACCCGCTATTCGGTCGCCATCGATTCGGCCCAGACCACCCTTCCCGGCGAATGGCGGACCCAGGCCACTTCGAACCGGCAGGGCAGCGATGCCCCGCTCCCCGAAGATGTGGGAACCCAGCTGACCGCTGAAGAAACCGAATTCCAGGAAAAAGCCCGTGCGGTCTATGAAGCCCGCCTCGAAGCCGGCGTCGCCCGTGAACAGGCCCGAAAAGACCTGCCCCTGGCAACCTACACCGAGGCCTATTGGAAAATCGATTTACATAACCTGATTCATTTCCTGAGCTTACGTATGGATTCGCACGCTCAGTGGGAGATTCAGGAATACTCACGGGCCATCGGCGAACAGATCGTCAAACCCCTCTTCCCGGTCGTCTGGGAAGCCTTTGAAGACTACCGCCAGGGCGCCATGTTCCTCACCCGGCTCGATAAAGGGGTGATCGAACGCCTGATGGCTAAGGCGGCCGCCGATTCTCTGGCCCCGCCGTTCTCTCCCGAACTCTTCCTCGAAGTGCAGGATGAGACCTGGAAAGCACTCAAACGCAGCCGGGAACGGGATGAATGCCAGTCCAAGCTGGAACGTATGGGAATCCTCAAAGCCGAATAA